The proteins below are encoded in one region of Streptomyces sp. NBC_00490:
- the gltX gene encoding glutamate--tRNA ligase: MSSVASAPVRVRFCPSPTGNPHVGLVRTALFNWAFAKHHQGTLVFRIEDTDAARDSEESYEQLLDSMRWLGFDWDEGPEIGGPHAPYRQSQRMDLYKEVAGKLLDAGHAYHCYCSQQELDTRREAARAAGRPSGYDGHCRELTDAQVEEYKAQGREPIVRFRMPDETITFTDLVRGELTFTPENVPDYGIVRANGAPLYTLVNPVDDALMEITHVLRGEDLLSSTPRQIALYKALTELGIAKRTPSFGHLPYVMGEGNKKLSKRDPESSLNLYRERGFLPEGLLNYLSLLGWSLSADQDIFTMDEMVAAFDVADVQPNPARFDLKKCESINGDHIRLLDVKDFTERCAPWLRAPFAPWAPEDFDESKWHAIAPHAQTRLKVLSEITDNVDFLFLAEPVFDEASWTKAMKEGSDALLRTAREKLESADWTSAESLKEAVLAAGEAHGLKLGKAQAPVRVAVTGRTVGLPLFESLEVLGKETTLARIDAALVKLTA; this comes from the coding sequence TTGTCAAGCGTGGCTAGCGCACCCGTCCGCGTACGTTTCTGCCCCTCGCCCACCGGTAACCCCCATGTGGGCCTGGTCCGCACCGCCCTGTTCAACTGGGCGTTCGCCAAGCACCACCAGGGCACCCTGGTCTTCCGCATCGAGGACACCGACGCGGCCCGCGACTCCGAGGAGTCCTACGAGCAGCTGCTCGACTCGATGCGCTGGCTGGGCTTCGACTGGGACGAGGGCCCCGAGATCGGCGGCCCGCACGCCCCGTACCGCCAGTCGCAGCGCATGGACCTCTACAAGGAGGTCGCGGGCAAGCTGCTGGACGCCGGTCACGCGTACCACTGCTACTGCTCCCAGCAGGAGCTGGACACCCGCCGCGAGGCCGCCCGCGCCGCCGGCCGGCCCTCCGGCTACGACGGCCACTGCCGCGAGCTGACCGACGCGCAGGTCGAGGAGTACAAGGCGCAGGGCCGCGAGCCCATCGTCCGCTTCCGCATGCCCGACGAGACGATCACCTTCACGGACCTGGTCCGCGGTGAGCTGACGTTCACCCCGGAGAACGTGCCGGACTACGGGATCGTACGAGCCAACGGGGCGCCCCTCTACACCCTCGTGAATCCCGTCGACGACGCCCTGATGGAGATCACCCACGTCCTGCGCGGCGAGGACCTGCTCTCCTCCACCCCGCGCCAGATCGCCCTGTACAAGGCACTGACCGAGCTGGGCATCGCCAAGCGGACCCCGTCCTTCGGCCACCTGCCGTACGTGATGGGCGAGGGCAACAAGAAGCTCTCCAAGCGCGACCCGGAGTCCTCGCTCAACCTGTACCGCGAGCGCGGCTTCCTGCCCGAGGGGCTGCTCAACTACCTCTCCCTCCTCGGCTGGTCGCTCTCGGCCGACCAGGACATCTTCACGATGGACGAGATGGTCGCGGCCTTCGACGTCGCGGACGTCCAGCCCAACCCGGCCCGCTTCGACCTCAAGAAGTGCGAGTCGATCAACGGCGACCACATCCGCCTGCTGGACGTGAAGGACTTCACCGAGCGCTGCGCCCCCTGGCTGCGGGCCCCGTTCGCCCCCTGGGCGCCGGAGGACTTCGACGAGTCGAAGTGGCACGCGATCGCGCCGCACGCCCAGACCCGTCTGAAGGTCCTCTCGGAGATCACGGACAACGTCGACTTCCTGTTCCTGGCGGAGCCGGTCTTCGACGAGGCGTCCTGGACCAAGGCGATGAAGGAGGGCTCCGACGCCCTGCTCCGTACGGCCCGCGAGAAGCTGGAGTCGGCGGACTGGACCTCCGCCGAGTCCCTCAAGGAGGCGGTTCTGGCGGCGGGCGAGGCCCACGGCCTCAAGCTCGGCAAGGCCCAGGCCCCGGTCCGGGTCGCCGTCACCGGCCGCACGGTCGGCCTGCCCCTCTTCGAGTCCCTGGAGGTGCTGGGCAAGGAGACGACCCTGGCCCGTATCGACGCGGCCCTGGTGAAGCTGACCGCGTGA
- a CDS encoding HAD family hydrolase — MSIRAVVWDVDDTLFDYTGADRAGMRLHLAAEGLSEAYESAEQAIVSWREITDAQWARFSAGEVDFQGQRRDRVRAFLAAELSDAEADAWFERYIAHYETVWTLFPDVLPVLDALADSHRHAVLSNSSIHVQDRKLRALGVYDRFEAVLCAAELGVSKPQAGAFHAACEALELAPGEVAYVGDHPEIDGRGAAEAGLRSFWIDRDGVYTAGTAPVGLHRIASLAELPALLGADTRFGAPSTFG; from the coding sequence ATGAGCATTCGTGCCGTGGTCTGGGACGTGGACGACACCCTCTTCGACTACACCGGTGCCGACCGCGCCGGAATGCGTCTGCACCTCGCGGCCGAGGGGCTGTCGGAGGCGTACGAGAGCGCCGAGCAGGCCATCGTGAGCTGGCGGGAGATCACGGACGCCCAGTGGGCGCGGTTCTCGGCGGGGGAGGTCGACTTCCAGGGCCAGCGCCGGGACCGGGTGCGGGCCTTCCTCGCCGCGGAACTGAGTGACGCGGAGGCCGACGCCTGGTTCGAGCGGTACATCGCCCACTACGAGACGGTCTGGACCCTCTTCCCGGACGTCCTGCCCGTCCTGGACGCCCTCGCCGACAGCCACCGGCACGCGGTGCTCTCCAACTCCAGCATCCACGTCCAGGACCGCAAACTGCGCGCCCTCGGCGTGTACGACCGCTTCGAGGCCGTCCTCTGCGCCGCCGAACTCGGCGTCTCCAAGCCGCAGGCCGGTGCCTTCCACGCGGCCTGCGAGGCCCTGGAACTCGCTCCGGGGGAGGTGGCGTACGTCGGTGACCATCCGGAGATCGACGGACGCGGTGCCGCCGAGGCCGGCCTGCGTTCCTTCTGGATCGACCGCGACGGCGTGTACACGGCCGGGACGGCACCCGTCGGCCTGCACCGGATCGCCAGCCTCGCCGAACTCCCCGCCCTCCTCGGCGCGGATACCCGTTTTGGAGCCCCGTCCACCTTCGGGTAA
- a CDS encoding MerR family transcriptional regulator, with protein MRLAELSERSGVSTATIKYYLREGLLAPGRQINTTTAEYDEEHLRRLRLIRAMIQVGRMPVATVREVLGHVDDDSLPRAMRLGAAVWAMPQVPEPDADDEFVRGARASMEELLRTLGWSNAQALTSISPSFRSLVVATAALRRLGYDWDPETLVPYARLMHQVAELDMEFMESHVSEAEKAEVAVLGVVLVEPMLRALHRLAQEEESTRRYGYE; from the coding sequence ATGCGGCTGGCCGAACTGAGCGAGCGCAGTGGGGTGTCCACGGCGACGATCAAGTACTACCTGCGCGAAGGGCTGTTGGCCCCCGGCCGCCAGATCAACACGACGACGGCCGAGTACGACGAGGAGCACCTGCGCCGGCTGAGGCTGATCCGCGCGATGATCCAGGTGGGCCGGATGCCGGTGGCGACGGTCCGGGAGGTGCTGGGGCATGTCGACGACGATTCGCTGCCCCGCGCGATGCGGCTGGGCGCGGCGGTGTGGGCCATGCCGCAGGTGCCGGAGCCGGACGCTGACGACGAGTTCGTGCGGGGGGCACGGGCCTCGATGGAGGAGCTGCTGCGGACGCTGGGGTGGTCCAACGCCCAGGCCCTGACGTCGATCTCGCCCTCTTTCCGCTCCCTGGTGGTGGCGACGGCCGCACTGCGCCGCCTCGGCTACGACTGGGATCCCGAGACCCTCGTGCCCTATGCCCGGCTCATGCACCAAGTGGCCGAGCTGGACATGGAGTTCATGGAGTCGCATGTCTCGGAGGCCGAGAAGGCGGAGGTCGCGGTGCTGGGTGTGGTGCTCGTCGAGCCGATGCTCCGGGCGCTGCACCGGCTGGCGCAGGAGGAGGAGTCGACGCGGAGGTACGGCTACGAGTAG
- a CDS encoding DUF4188 domain-containing protein: MFAKPVPGRTTADAEGDVVVLLIGMRINHFWAVHHWFPVLLAMPRMLRELGRAPERGLLGHVLLTANPRTYYVVQYWESKEKLYAYAQAPDMFHRRAWAILNRKEKAGKARQHVGLWHETYVVPEGSYESIYADMPAFGLAAAHGQVPLERRGRTGKDRFAHRSAKAKVAEEAK, translated from the coding sequence ATGTTCGCCAAGCCGGTACCGGGTCGCACCACAGCCGACGCCGAGGGCGATGTGGTCGTCCTGCTGATCGGCATGCGTATCAACCACTTCTGGGCCGTGCACCACTGGTTCCCGGTGCTCCTGGCCATGCCGCGGATGCTGCGCGAGCTGGGGAGGGCGCCCGAGCGGGGACTGCTCGGCCATGTCCTGCTGACGGCCAACCCGCGGACGTACTACGTCGTCCAGTACTGGGAGTCCAAGGAGAAGCTCTACGCCTACGCGCAGGCACCGGACATGTTCCACCGCCGGGCGTGGGCGATCCTCAACCGCAAGGAGAAGGCGGGCAAGGCCAGGCAGCACGTCGGGCTGTGGCACGAGACCTATGTCGTGCCCGAGGGGTCCTACGAGTCGATCTACGCCGACATGCCGGCCTTCGGACTCGCGGCGGCGCACGGTCAGGTGCCGCTGGAGCGGCGGGGGCGTACCGGCAAGGACCGCTTCGCGCACCGGTCGGCGAAGGCGAAGGTGGCCGAAGAAGCCAAGTGA